Proteins encoded by one window of Pan troglodytes isolate AG18354 chromosome 16, NHGRI_mPanTro3-v2.0_pri, whole genome shotgun sequence:
- the RPS27L gene encoding ribosomal protein eS27-like: MPLARDLLHPSLEEEKKKHKKKRLVQSPNSYFMDVKCPGCYKITTVFSHAQTVVLCVGCSTVLCQPTGGKARLTEGCSFRRKQH, from the exons ATGCCT TTGGCTAGAGATTTACTACATCCGTCcttggaagaggaaaagaaaaaacataaaaagaaacgcCTAGTACAAAGTCCAAATTCTTACTTTATGGATGTAAAATGTCCAG gttgctACAAGATCACCACGGTTTTCAGCCATGCTCAGACAGTGGTTCTTTGTGTAGGTTGTTCAACAGTGTTGTGCCAGCCTACAGGAGGAAAGGCCAGACTCACAGAAG GGTGTTCATTTAGAAGAAAGCAACACTAA